Proteins co-encoded in one Xanthomonas campestris pv. badrii genomic window:
- a CDS encoding malate dehydrogenase, which translates to MKAPVRVAVTGAAGQIGYALLFRIASGEMLGKDQPVILQLLELPLEKAQAALKGVMMELEDCAFPLLAGMVGTDDAEVAFKDVDVALLVGSRPRGPGMERKDLLLANAEIFTAQGAALNKVAKRDVKVLVVGNPANTNAYIAMKSAPDLDPKNFTAMLRLDHNRALSQLSAKLGKPVAGIEKLAVWGNHSPTMYPDYRFATADGASISDAINDQEWNASTFIPTVGKRGAAIIEARGLSSAASAANAAIDHVRDWVLGSNGKWVTMGVPSDGSYGIPQGVMFGFPVTTENGKYTIVKDLPIDDFSQKYIDKTLAELEEERSGVSHLLG; encoded by the coding sequence ATGAAAGCACCTGTTCGTGTTGCTGTGACCGGCGCTGCCGGCCAGATCGGCTATGCCCTGCTGTTCCGCATCGCCTCGGGCGAAATGCTGGGCAAGGACCAGCCGGTCATCCTGCAGTTGCTTGAACTGCCGCTCGAGAAGGCCCAGGCCGCCCTCAAGGGCGTGATGATGGAACTGGAAGACTGCGCGTTCCCGCTGCTGGCCGGCATGGTCGGTACCGACGACGCCGAAGTGGCCTTCAAGGACGTCGATGTCGCCCTGCTGGTCGGTTCGCGTCCGCGCGGCCCGGGCATGGAGCGCAAGGACCTGCTGCTGGCCAATGCGGAGATCTTCACTGCGCAGGGCGCGGCGTTGAACAAGGTCGCCAAGCGCGACGTGAAGGTGCTGGTGGTCGGCAACCCGGCCAACACCAATGCCTATATCGCGATGAAGTCGGCGCCGGACCTGGACCCGAAGAATTTCACCGCGATGCTGCGCCTGGACCACAACCGCGCGCTGAGCCAGCTCTCGGCCAAGCTCGGCAAGCCGGTGGCCGGCATCGAGAAGCTGGCGGTGTGGGGCAACCACAGCCCGACCATGTATCCGGACTACCGTTTCGCCACCGCCGATGGTGCGTCCATCAGCGATGCGATCAACGACCAGGAATGGAACGCGTCCACTTTCATCCCGACCGTGGGCAAGCGCGGTGCGGCGATCATCGAAGCCCGCGGCTTGTCCTCGGCAGCGTCGGCCGCCAATGCCGCCATCGATCACGTGCGTGACTGGGTACTGGGCAGCAACGGCAAGTGGGTCACCATGGGCGTGCCTTCGGATGGTTCCTACGGTATTCCGCAAGGGGTGATGTTCGGCTTCCCGGTCACCACCGAAAACGGCAAGTACACCATCGTCAAGGATCTGCCGATCGACGACTTCAGCCAGAAGTACATCGACAAGACCCTGGCCGAGCTGGAAGAAGAGCGCAGCGGCGTGTCGCATCTGCTGGGCTGA
- a CDS encoding glutathione binding-like protein codes for MKLYTKPGACSLADHIVLRWSGLPFDLVVVDAATMKSPDYLQLNPAGAVPLLLIDDWALTQNAAILNYIADIAPLTGLGGDGSARSRAEINRWIGFSNADVHPTFKPIFGSTAYLQDQALIARSQDDARSKLRTLYARADAHLQGRQWLAGDSHTGADAYLFVTLRWARKAGVDLSGLTALGAFFQRMQADADVQAALKAEGLE; via the coding sequence ATGAAGCTCTACACCAAGCCCGGCGCCTGCTCGCTCGCTGACCACATCGTCCTGCGCTGGTCCGGGCTGCCGTTCGATCTGGTGGTGGTCGACGCCGCCACCATGAAGTCGCCCGACTATCTGCAGCTCAATCCGGCAGGTGCCGTGCCGTTGCTGCTGATCGACGATTGGGCGCTGACGCAGAACGCCGCCATCTTGAATTACATCGCCGATATTGCGCCGCTGACCGGCCTGGGCGGTGATGGCAGCGCGCGCAGCCGTGCCGAGATCAATCGCTGGATCGGGTTTTCCAACGCCGACGTCCACCCGACCTTCAAGCCGATCTTCGGCAGCACCGCCTACCTGCAGGATCAGGCATTGATCGCGCGCAGCCAGGACGATGCGCGCAGCAAGCTGCGCACGCTCTACGCGCGTGCCGATGCGCATCTGCAGGGCCGCCAGTGGCTGGCCGGCGACAGCCATACCGGCGCCGATGCGTATCTGTTCGTAACCTTGCGCTGGGCCCGCAAGGCCGGCGTGGACCTGAGTGGGCTGACGGCACTGGGTGCCTTCTTCCAGCGCATGCAGGCCGATGCCGACGTGCAGGCCGCGCTGAAAGCCGAAGGCCTGGAGTAA
- a CDS encoding cell wall hydrolase, with amino-acid sequence MKMIWIFWLAQLMPQPAADSLCLSTTVYLEARDQTLRGQQAVAEVALRRLDSGLWGDSMCEVVTARKQFAPTIVAPGTQLKNDDAWNKALGVALAAERNWALPAGQRKEIVPGASHFAASAIASPSWRNAYQVATIGGHTFYRVQKLRPRTAS; translated from the coding sequence ATGAAGATGATTTGGATTTTCTGGCTGGCGCAATTGATGCCGCAGCCAGCTGCAGATTCGCTGTGCTTGAGTACCACCGTGTACCTGGAGGCGCGCGACCAGACCTTGCGCGGCCAGCAGGCTGTCGCTGAAGTTGCGCTGCGCCGGCTGGACAGCGGCCTGTGGGGCGACTCGATGTGCGAGGTGGTCACCGCGCGCAAGCAGTTCGCACCGACCATCGTGGCCCCCGGCACACAGCTGAAGAACGATGACGCCTGGAACAAGGCGCTGGGTGTGGCACTGGCTGCAGAACGCAATTGGGCATTGCCTGCGGGTCAGCGCAAGGAAATCGTGCCGGGTGCCAGTCACTTTGCCGCCAGCGCAATTGCAAGCCCGAGCTGGCGCAATGCCTACCAGGTGGCAACCATCGGCGGCCACACGTTCTATCGCGTGCAGAAGCTGCGTCCGCGCACGGCGTCGTAA
- a CDS encoding MFS transporter, translated as MHAPTASPQLPTLPLSAMLAYTAAHFGKSLLWYTGELLLIFALTEYVQLSATAAGMTAAAGLVVSALMGLLAARRWQASSSLAWAGRAQWRGIAIAAVAMALLFLVPLLPAAVRLACVLLVSLPFRAAYAVGDVAQNTLLGLGRWPWRGAKGISALRLVGSGLAALSVSAAIGLLVHSRPSAGASVAMTVVVAVSTLAMLTAGWLRHTLQPHAHHVAGPPAHAPNAGLHRACWLPLMAIAALSLALPTFTKLAPYLAQTLLPLPRWGSAVLISYAVGTVAIQPLAARLQTGALQRLGCSGFMLVVFGLSFAMQTTRGVWPDAALAFGLGMAAGSASQWVWARHAELSTRHDPAHQARGFALLTAAAQLALALGSVLIGLLLHLINDHDADHAQLAWSMAIGPMLCGAACMLLTFGNASKTTFGQKPPVERAAMP; from the coding sequence ATGCACGCCCCGACGGCATCGCCTCAGCTCCCCACCCTGCCACTGTCGGCGATGCTGGCGTACACGGCTGCGCACTTCGGCAAGAGCCTGCTCTGGTATACCGGCGAGCTGTTGCTGATCTTTGCCCTGACCGAATACGTGCAGCTGAGCGCCACCGCCGCCGGCATGACGGCTGCAGCGGGATTGGTGGTCAGTGCGCTGATGGGCTTGCTCGCTGCCCGTCGCTGGCAGGCGAGCAGCAGCCTGGCCTGGGCCGGTCGCGCGCAATGGCGTGGCATTGCGATCGCTGCCGTGGCCATGGCACTGCTGTTCCTGGTGCCCCTGTTGCCCGCTGCCGTGCGCCTGGCCTGCGTGTTGCTCGTCAGCCTGCCGTTCCGCGCGGCGTACGCCGTGGGCGATGTTGCGCAGAACACCTTGCTCGGCCTGGGCCGCTGGCCGTGGCGTGGTGCAAAGGGCATCAGCGCACTGCGGTTGGTCGGCAGCGGCCTGGCCGCATTGTCGGTCAGTGCGGCGATCGGGCTGCTCGTGCATTCCAGGCCGTCTGCAGGCGCATCCGTCGCCATGACGGTGGTGGTCGCCGTCAGCACGCTGGCCATGCTGACGGCAGGCTGGCTGCGCCACACGCTGCAACCGCATGCGCACCACGTTGCTGGCCCGCCAGCGCACGCACCGAATGCAGGCCTGCACCGCGCCTGCTGGCTGCCGTTGATGGCGATCGCAGCATTGTCGCTGGCCTTGCCCACCTTCACCAAACTGGCGCCATATCTGGCGCAAACCCTGCTTCCCTTGCCCCGCTGGGGCAGCGCGGTTCTGATCAGCTACGCCGTCGGCACCGTGGCCATACAGCCGTTGGCGGCGCGGCTGCAGACCGGTGCCTTGCAGCGGCTGGGATGCAGCGGGTTCATGCTGGTCGTGTTCGGGCTGTCGTTTGCGATGCAGACGACACGTGGCGTGTGGCCCGACGCGGCGCTGGCATTCGGCCTGGGGATGGCAGCCGGCAGCGCCAGCCAGTGGGTGTGGGCGCGGCATGCCGAACTGTCGACACGCCACGACCCCGCACACCAGGCGCGCGGCTTCGCCTTGCTGACGGCGGCCGCCCAGCTCGCGCTTGCACTAGGCAGCGTGCTGATCGGCCTGCTGCTGCACTTGATCAATGATCACGATGCGGATCATGCACAGTTGGCATGGTCGATGGCGATCGGCCCGATGCTTTGCGGAGCGGCATGCATGCTGCTGACCTTTGGCAACGCATCGAAAACCACTTTCGGACAGAAGCCGCCTGTTGAAAGAGCGGCAATGCCATAA
- a CDS encoding NADPH-dependent 2,4-dienoyl-CoA reductase gives MSPATGPSPSPFPHLFTPLDLGFTQLRNRVLMGSMHTGLEDRARDFPKLAAYFAERAAGGVGLIVTGGFSPNVVGWLKPFGGKLSWPWEVRPHRQVTHAVHAHGAKICLQLLHAGRYAYHPLSVAPSRLQAPINPFTPRALSAAAVERQIAAYARSARLAREAGYDGVEVMGSEGYLINEFTAARTNKRSDAWGGDAAKRMRFAVEIVRRIREACGPDFIIIYRLSLVDLVEDGNQWQDILAQAQAIEAAGATIINSGIGWHEARIPTIATSVPRAAFASVTAKLKPHLRIPVVASNRINMPEVAERILADGAADMVSLARPLLADPQWTNKAAAGQSHTINTCIACNQACLDHVFENKLATCLVNPRAAHETELVYTPTATPRRIAVVGAGPAGLACATVAAERGHRVTLFDASSAIGGQFNIARRIPGKEEFNETLRYFGHRLEATGVQLRLETHVQAADLTEFDEVVLATGIEPRKVDFPGADHPMVVSYLDVVLGRHVPAGKVAIIGAGGIGFDVGEFLVHEGEPVSLDPVRWMAEWGVDPTFETRGALAKPQPERPARQVWLLQRSPGRPGARLGKTTGWIHRATLKAKGVKMLGGVEYLGVDDAGLRIRVEGTEQLLDVGTVVICAGQEPRRDLLAALQALGKQPHLIGGADVAAELDAKRAINQASRLAATL, from the coding sequence ATGTCGCCCGCCACCGGCCCTTCGCCCTCGCCCTTCCCGCACCTGTTCACGCCGCTCGATCTGGGCTTCACCCAACTGCGCAACCGCGTCCTGATGGGATCGATGCATACCGGGCTGGAAGACCGCGCACGCGACTTCCCCAAGCTGGCGGCGTATTTCGCCGAGCGCGCGGCCGGCGGGGTTGGCCTGATCGTCACCGGCGGGTTCTCCCCGAACGTGGTGGGTTGGCTCAAGCCGTTCGGCGGCAAGCTGTCGTGGCCCTGGGAAGTGCGTCCGCACCGCCAGGTCACCCATGCCGTGCACGCGCACGGCGCCAAGATCTGCCTGCAGTTGCTGCATGCCGGGCGCTATGCCTATCACCCGCTGTCGGTGGCGCCGTCCAGGTTGCAGGCGCCGATCAATCCGTTCACCCCGCGCGCCCTGTCTGCAGCGGCGGTGGAGCGCCAGATCGCCGCCTATGCGCGCTCGGCACGGCTGGCGCGCGAGGCCGGCTACGACGGCGTGGAGGTGATGGGTTCGGAAGGCTATCTGATCAACGAATTCACCGCGGCACGCACCAACAAACGCAGCGATGCCTGGGGCGGCGATGCGGCCAAGCGGATGCGCTTTGCGGTGGAGATCGTGCGCCGCATCCGCGAGGCCTGCGGACCGGACTTCATCATCATCTACCGGCTGTCGCTGGTGGATCTGGTCGAAGACGGCAATCAATGGCAGGACATCCTGGCCCAGGCCCAGGCGATCGAGGCAGCTGGCGCCACCATCATCAATTCCGGCATCGGCTGGCATGAGGCGCGCATCCCGACCATTGCCACCTCGGTACCGCGCGCCGCGTTCGCCAGCGTGACCGCCAAACTCAAACCGCACCTGCGCATTCCGGTGGTGGCGAGCAACCGCATCAACATGCCGGAAGTGGCCGAGCGCATCCTCGCCGACGGCGCGGCGGACATGGTGTCGCTGGCGCGGCCGTTGCTGGCCGACCCGCAGTGGACCAACAAGGCCGCTGCCGGGCAATCGCACACCATCAATACGTGCATCGCCTGCAACCAGGCCTGCCTGGATCACGTGTTCGAGAACAAGCTGGCCACCTGCCTGGTCAATCCGCGCGCGGCCCATGAAACCGAGCTGGTCTACACGCCCACCGCCACGCCCAGGCGCATTGCCGTGGTCGGTGCAGGGCCGGCCGGCCTTGCCTGCGCCACGGTCGCGGCCGAGCGCGGCCACCGGGTGACCCTGTTCGATGCCAGCAGTGCGATCGGCGGACAGTTCAACATCGCCAGGCGCATTCCCGGCAAGGAAGAATTCAACGAGACGCTGCGCTACTTCGGCCACCGTCTCGAGGCGACCGGCGTGCAGTTGCGCCTGGAGACCCATGTGCAGGCAGCCGACCTCACCGAGTTCGACGAGGTGGTGCTGGCCACCGGCATCGAGCCGCGCAAGGTCGACTTCCCGGGTGCCGACCATCCGATGGTGGTGAGCTATCTGGACGTGGTGCTGGGCCGCCACGTGCCCGCCGGCAAGGTCGCCATCATCGGTGCCGGTGGCATTGGCTTTGATGTCGGCGAATTCCTGGTGCACGAAGGCGAGCCCGTGTCGCTGGACCCGGTACGCTGGATGGCCGAATGGGGCGTGGACCCGACCTTCGAGACCCGCGGCGCACTGGCCAAGCCGCAGCCCGAGCGCCCCGCCCGCCAGGTCTGGTTGCTGCAGCGCAGCCCGGGGCGGCCGGGTGCGCGGCTGGGCAAGACCACCGGCTGGATCCACCGCGCCACACTCAAGGCCAAGGGCGTGAAGATGCTTGGCGGCGTGGAGTATCTGGGCGTGGACGATGCCGGACTGCGTATCCGCGTGGAGGGCACCGAGCAATTGCTCGATGTCGGCACGGTAGTGATCTGCGCCGGCCAGGAACCGCGCCGCGACCTGCTGGCCGCCTTGCAGGCGCTCGGCAAGCAGCCGCACCTGATCGGCGGCGCCGACGTGGCGGCCGAGCTGGATGCCAAGCGTGCGATCAACCAGGCAAGCCGACTCGCTGCAACCTTGTGA